One segment of Anatilimnocola aggregata DNA contains the following:
- a CDS encoding DUF1269 domain-containing protein: MSTLIVVGFDDQFKAEEVRLKLHKMQQDYLIDLEDAVVAVKNDQGKVVLHQAVNLTAAGAMSGGFWGSLIGLMFMNPLLGLAVGATAGAVSGALTDVGIDDNFMKELAATLKPGSSALFVLVRKMTPDKVLEELAGSGGKVLKSSLTHEVEAKLQAALSAPSA, translated from the coding sequence ATGAGCACATTAATTGTTGTCGGTTTTGATGATCAGTTTAAGGCCGAAGAAGTCCGCTTGAAGTTGCATAAGATGCAGCAGGACTATCTGATCGACCTGGAAGACGCCGTGGTAGCCGTCAAGAACGACCAAGGCAAAGTAGTATTGCACCAGGCAGTAAATCTGACCGCTGCTGGAGCCATGAGTGGCGGCTTTTGGGGCAGTTTGATCGGCTTGATGTTTATGAATCCTTTGCTGGGCCTGGCTGTGGGGGCTACAGCCGGCGCAGTTTCCGGCGCGCTCACCGATGTAGGCATCGACGACAACTTCATGAAAGAACTGGCTGCTACGCTCAAGCCAGGCAGTTCGGCGCTGTTTGTGCTGGTGCGCAAGATGACGCCAGACAAAGTGCTCGAAGAACTCGCGGGCAGCGGCGGCAAAGTGCTGAAGTCGTCACTCACGCACGAGGTCGAGGCGAAGCTGCAAGCCGCACTGAGCGCACCGAGCGCGTAG